From Arachis stenosperma cultivar V10309 chromosome 2, arast.V10309.gnm1.PFL2, whole genome shotgun sequence, one genomic window encodes:
- the LOC130961687 gene encoding cysteine desulfurase 1, chloroplastic-like, which translates to MEVLLPKLPSFKFSSPICCCSISTRSSSYVKFGFRRFSSLSVCASTVNEAVAEPSLGSPSLGHTTRPHFPILHQEVNGSKLVYLDNAATSQKPTVVLKTLQSYYEAYNSNVHRGIHFLSAKATDQYEAARRKVASFINASDSSEIVFTRNATEAINLVAYSWGLSNLKRDDEIILTVAEHHSAIVPWQLLAQKVGAVLKFVNLNQYEIPDMDKLKELLSRKTKLVVVHHVSNVLASVLPVRDIANWAHDVGAKVLVDACQSVPHMTVDVHSLNVDFLVASSHKMCGPTGVGFLYGKIDLLSSMPPFLGGGEMISDVFLDHSTYAEPPSRFEAGTPAIGEAIGLGAAIDYLSGIGMQTIHDYEVELGRYLYERLLSIPNIRIYGPAPSEKIKRAALCSFNVENIHATDLATFLDQQHGVAIRSGHHCTQPLHRYLGVNASARASLYFYNTKEDVDNFIQALNDTVNFFSSFK; encoded by the exons ATGGAAGTTTTGCTGCCAAAACTTCCATCTTTCAAGTTCTCAAGCCCCATTTGTTGCTGTTCAATAAGCACTAGGAGCTCTTCTTATGTGAAATTTGGATTCCGTCGATTTTCTTCTCTATCTGTTTGTGCATCAACCGTTAATGAAGCTGTAGCTGAACCATCCCTTGGTTCCCCTTCTTTGGGGCACACCACAAGACCCCATTTTCCTATACTTCACCAG GAAGTAAATGGCTCAAAACTTGTTTACTTAGACAATGCAGCAACTTCTCAGAAGCCTACCGTTGTTTTGAAGACACTGCAAAGCTACTACGAAGCATACAATTCGAATGTACATCGGGGCATACATTTCTTGAG TGCAAAGGCCACGGATCAGTATGAAGCAGCTAGAAGGAAGGTTGCAAGTTTTATAAATGCTTCTGACTCCAGTGAAATTGTATTTACGAGAAATGCTACTGAAGCTATCAATCTAGTGGCTTATTCTTGGGGCTTGTCAAATTTAAAGAGAGATGATGAG ATTATACTTACGGTTGCTGAACATCACAGTGCGATTGTTCCTTGGCAACTACTAGCTCAAAAAGTTGGGGCTGTTTTGAAATTTGTGAACTTAAACCAATATGAAATTCCAGATATGGACAAATTGAAAGAACTGCTGTCAAGGAAGACCAAGTTAGTTGTTGTCCATCATGTTTCAAATGTGCTTG CTTCGGTACTTCCTGTTAGAGATATTGCTAACTGGGCTCATGATGTTGGAGCAAAAGTGCTTGTAGATGCCTGTCAGAGTGTTCCACACATGACAGTTGATGTTCACAGCCTCAATGTTGATTTTCTTGTTGCTTCTTCTCACAAG ATGTGTGGGCCTACAGGTGTTGGATTCTTATATGGTAAAATAGACCTCTTGTCGtccatgcctccctttttag GTGGTGGTGAAATGATTTCAGATGTATTTCTTGATCACTCAACTTATGCTGAACCTCCATCCAG ATTTGAGGCCGGAACACCAGCAATTGGGGAAGCAATTGGTTTAGGAGCAGCAATTGATTACTTATCTGGGATTGGTATGCAAACCATACATGATTATGAG GTGGAGCTGGGAAGATATCTTTATGAAAGGCTCCTTTCAATCCCAAATATTCGCATCTATGGGCCGGCACCTTCAGAAAAAATTAAACGAGCTGCACTTTGTTCTTTCAATGTTGAAAATATTCACGCAACCGATCTTGCAACATTTCTTGATCAACAG CATGGAGTGGCTATCAGATCGGGTCACCATTGCACCCAACCCCTCCATCGGTACTTGGGAGTCAATGCAAGTGCACGTGCAAGTCTCTATTTCTATAACACTAAGGAGGATGTTGACAATTTTATCCAGGCCCTCAATGACACAGTCAACTTCTTCAGTTCATTCAAGTAA
- the LOC130961713 gene encoding uncharacterized protein LOC130961713 isoform X1 encodes MRGAGGDGGGGGGVAVRGGNIYWGRKGGTDFRGIVVIFAWVSVPHNLLREFVDLYSSLGWNSLVCYAHYLSAFHDENAMSLAFSVLEELIEELRIKPCPVVFAAFSAGSKACLYKVFQLIEGGCEARIHMHNYQLLKRCVSGHIYDSGPLDVTSDFGFRFSLHPSIAKVPGPSKLATWVAKSVVSGLDALYITRLEVLASEHWQALYSSVNFGAPFLVVCSENDDHVRYQSIYDFAQRLCNLGGDVNLLNLSGSSHVGHYKQHPIQYRAAVSNLFEKAASIYSQKLILERERTHMEGAQDEISELICDLQKVAINSNKSLRRVAVGPSDHFFMPSAAGHYNDRDSGTVQDEQKEKPVFLPSSPSISAHSVLGQFLFDVCVPKNVEGWDVKFSGTPNGRLCSSAPRHSPFSGIKRIRRSRL; translated from the exons ATGCGCGGAGCTGGCGGCGACGGCGGCGGTGGTGGTGGTGTCGCTGTCAGAGGTGGCAACATCTACTGGGGAAGGAAAGGGGGCACTGATTTCAGAGGAATCGTTGTGATCTTTGCTTGGGTTTCTGTTCCACACAACTTGCTTCGGGAATTCGTTGATTTGTACTCTTCTTTGGGATGGAATTCCCTTGTTTGTTATGCTCATTATCTTTCTGC ATTCCATGATGAAAATGCCATGTCACTGGCATTTAGTGTTCTTGAGGAGCTTATTGAG GAACTGCGGATTAAGCCATGTCCTGTTGTATTTGCTGCGTTTTCTGCTGGGTCAAAAGCCTGTCTGTACAAGGTATTTCAG CTTATTGAAGGAGGATGTGAAGCTCGAATCCACATG CATAACTATCAGTTGCTTAAGAGATGTGTTTCCGGGCACATCTACGATTCTGGCCCGCTAGATGTTACGAGTGATTTCGGCTTCCGCTTCTCTCTACACCCTTCCATTGCAAAAGTGCCCGGACCATCAAAGCTTGCTACCTGGGTAGCGAAATCTGTTGTTTCTGGTTTAGATGCTCTATATATAACTAGGTTGGAAGTCCTAGCATCTGAACATTGGCAAGCTTTATATTCTTCTGTG AATTTTGGTGCCCCGTTTCTCGTTGTATGTTCTGAGAATGATGACCATGTGCGGTACCAAAGCATCTACGACTTTGCCCAACGGCTGTGCAATCTTGGTGGAGATGTCAACCTTTTAAATTTGAGTGGCTCATCTCACGTAG GACACTACAAGCAGCATCCGATCCAATATAGGGCTGCTGTGAGCAATTTATTTGAGAAGGCTGCTTCAATATATTCGCAAAAACTGATCCTCGAACGAGAAAGAACTCATATGGAAGGTGCACAAGATGAGATATCCGAGTTAATCTGTGACCTTCAGAAGGTGGCTATCAATTCAAATAAGAGCCTTAGAAGAGTCGCAGTTGGGCCAAGCGACCATTTCTTTATGCCTAGTGCTGCCGGACATTACAATGATAGGGACTCTGGGACTGTGCAAGACGAACAGAAAGAAAAACCTGTTTTTCTGCCCAGCTCTCCAAGCATCAGTGCTCATAGTGTCCTTGGTCAATTTCTTTTTGATGTTTGCGTTCCGAAGAATGTCGAAGGTTGGGATGTTAAATTTTCCGGAACTCCAAACGGAAGGTTGTGTTCTTCAGCTCCTAGGCATTCACCTTTCAGTGGTATTAAACGCATCCGTCGCTCAAGGTTATGA
- the LOC130961713 gene encoding uncharacterized protein LOC130961713 isoform X2, with amino-acid sequence MRGAGGDGGGGGGVAVRGGNIYWGRKGGTDFRGIVVIFAWVSVPHNLLREFVDLYSSLGWNSLVCYAHYLSAFHDENAMSLAFSVLEELIEELRIKPCPVVFAAFSAGSKACLYKVFQLIEGGCEARIHMLLKRCVSGHIYDSGPLDVTSDFGFRFSLHPSIAKVPGPSKLATWVAKSVVSGLDALYITRLEVLASEHWQALYSSVNFGAPFLVVCSENDDHVRYQSIYDFAQRLCNLGGDVNLLNLSGSSHVGHYKQHPIQYRAAVSNLFEKAASIYSQKLILERERTHMEGAQDEISELICDLQKVAINSNKSLRRVAVGPSDHFFMPSAAGHYNDRDSGTVQDEQKEKPVFLPSSPSISAHSVLGQFLFDVCVPKNVEGWDVKFSGTPNGRLCSSAPRHSPFSGIKRIRRSRL; translated from the exons ATGCGCGGAGCTGGCGGCGACGGCGGCGGTGGTGGTGGTGTCGCTGTCAGAGGTGGCAACATCTACTGGGGAAGGAAAGGGGGCACTGATTTCAGAGGAATCGTTGTGATCTTTGCTTGGGTTTCTGTTCCACACAACTTGCTTCGGGAATTCGTTGATTTGTACTCTTCTTTGGGATGGAATTCCCTTGTTTGTTATGCTCATTATCTTTCTGC ATTCCATGATGAAAATGCCATGTCACTGGCATTTAGTGTTCTTGAGGAGCTTATTGAG GAACTGCGGATTAAGCCATGTCCTGTTGTATTTGCTGCGTTTTCTGCTGGGTCAAAAGCCTGTCTGTACAAGGTATTTCAG CTTATTGAAGGAGGATGTGAAGCTCGAATCCACATG TTGCTTAAGAGATGTGTTTCCGGGCACATCTACGATTCTGGCCCGCTAGATGTTACGAGTGATTTCGGCTTCCGCTTCTCTCTACACCCTTCCATTGCAAAAGTGCCCGGACCATCAAAGCTTGCTACCTGGGTAGCGAAATCTGTTGTTTCTGGTTTAGATGCTCTATATATAACTAGGTTGGAAGTCCTAGCATCTGAACATTGGCAAGCTTTATATTCTTCTGTG AATTTTGGTGCCCCGTTTCTCGTTGTATGTTCTGAGAATGATGACCATGTGCGGTACCAAAGCATCTACGACTTTGCCCAACGGCTGTGCAATCTTGGTGGAGATGTCAACCTTTTAAATTTGAGTGGCTCATCTCACGTAG GACACTACAAGCAGCATCCGATCCAATATAGGGCTGCTGTGAGCAATTTATTTGAGAAGGCTGCTTCAATATATTCGCAAAAACTGATCCTCGAACGAGAAAGAACTCATATGGAAGGTGCACAAGATGAGATATCCGAGTTAATCTGTGACCTTCAGAAGGTGGCTATCAATTCAAATAAGAGCCTTAGAAGAGTCGCAGTTGGGCCAAGCGACCATTTCTTTATGCCTAGTGCTGCCGGACATTACAATGATAGGGACTCTGGGACTGTGCAAGACGAACAGAAAGAAAAACCTGTTTTTCTGCCCAGCTCTCCAAGCATCAGTGCTCATAGTGTCCTTGGTCAATTTCTTTTTGATGTTTGCGTTCCGAAGAATGTCGAAGGTTGGGATGTTAAATTTTCCGGAACTCCAAACGGAAGGTTGTGTTCTTCAGCTCCTAGGCATTCACCTTTCAGTGGTATTAAACGCATCCGTCGCTCAAGGTTATGA